The Deltaproteobacteria bacterium sequence TTGTCTCACCCGGGGGCTCCCCCGGTCATTTCCCGGGCATCCCCACTCCGATTACACGTCTTCCGGCCTCCCTTCCAGAGACCGAAAAACCGTTTTTCTTCTCTTCCGTTCACATTATTCCCAGTCATTGAGAAGATCAAGAATCCGCTCCTGCTCTTGCGCCGTGAGACCGGGGTGCAGGGGGATGCTGAAAATCCGGGAAGCATAGTCGTCACTGACGGGGAAATCCCCCTCGCGGTATTGCAGGTCGGCAAAATCATCGTGCAGATACAGGGGCCTGTCGTAGTAGATACCCGTCGTAAACCCTGCTCTTTCCAGCTTTTTGAGCATGACGGACCTTTCCTCGTCCGACTCGGTGAGGAGCGAATAGCGCGACCAAACGGGAAGCACATTCCTCGGAACATACGGTGTTACAAGTAGAGGATTGTCGTCCAGATATTTCGTATAAAGGCGTGCCAGCTCACGACGCAGACGGATTTCCTCCGGCAGGGCATCAAAGCGCGTGAGGATCGACAACGCCTGGGGGGCCGCCATATGGTTTACACGCCCGACCGTGGCATGCGGCATCCCAGTCTCCTTCGGCAATCGCATCCATTCGGCCAGGTGCTCTTGATCCGTCAGGCACAGCCCGCCCGTTTCCGGCAGCGTCCCGTCCAAGAAGGAAACAAAAGCCATATCGGAAAGAGAACCGGCATACCGGCCCTTGTATTGGGCGCCAAAAGCCTCGGAAGCGTCCTCGATCACGAAGAGGCCGTGCTCTCCGGCGGTGGCATTAATCGCGTCATAGTCGGCGGGAAGCCCGAAAAGATCGGGGGAGATGATGCCCTTCAGCTCAAGTCTGCCGCCCGCAGCCTCAGTCGGCAGGGGATAAATGGAGGCGTCTTTTTTGATTAACGCGTCGATGGCTTGCGCCAATTGTTCCGGGTCGAGGTTGAAGGTCGCTGGATCGATATCGACGAATATCGGCGTCGCGCCCAGGAGACGGATAGCGGACACGGCGGTGGTACCATGAAACGGTGTCGTGAATATGGCGTCCCTCGGCCCCACACCACGGCTCACAAGAGCCAGGGTCAGGGCATCGGCGCCGGAAGCACAGGCAACGGCATGTTTCACGCCGCAATACTGAGCAAACCTGGTTTCCAGTTCCCTTACTTCGGGTCCGCCTTGAAGCGGATCATGGCCAGATGCCTCAACAAACGTTTTGTTTCCCCCTTTGCTCTGTTCCATATCGACTCCCCTCATAAAAATGTATCTGCACGTTTGTGTTGCCAAAACATATCCATGCCCCTTCAGCAGAAGAGGCGGCCAAGAAAATAAGCTAAGGGATTTTGGAAGCCGCGTCGAAGGTATTGCGGAGCAACATGGCGATGGTCATGGGACCGACACCACCGGGTACGGGCGTGATGAACGAGCTGTGGTCCGACACTTCTTCAAAGGCCACATCCCCGACCAGACGACCGTCATCGAGACGGTTGATGCCCACATCGACGACCACCGCCCCCTGCCGAACCATGTCTCCCCGGATCATCCCCGCCTTTCCGGCGGCGGCAATCAGGATTTCCGCCCGGCGGGTCACATCCGCAAGATTATTTGTTTTCGTGTGACAGGCGGTCACTGTGGCATGGCGGGCCAACAGCATCAGAAACAGGGGCTTTCCAACGATGTTGCTCCGTCCGACGATCACGGCCTCTTTTCCCTCGATCGCTATTCCGGAGTGGTCCAGAAGGGATACAATGCCTTTGGGCGTACAGGCCATGTGGCAGGGTTGGCCGATCAGTAAACGCCCGATATTGACCGGATGAAACCCGTCCACATCCTTTGCCGGATCAATCGCCTCGATGACCCGGGCTGGATTGATTTGAACCGGCAGGGGGAGTTGGACCAGAATGCCGTGTATGACGGTATCACGGTTTAAGTCTCCAACCAGGGACAAAAGGGTGCCTTCATCTGTATCCGCGGGAAGGACGTATTCCCTGGAATAAAAACCCACCTCACGACAGGCCTTTTCTTTCCGCCTCACGTATATTTTCGACGCCGGGTCGTCCCCAACCAGGATGACCGCCAGGCCCGGAACGATGCCCGTGTCCTGTTTCAGTCGCTCCGTCTTCATCCTGATCTCGCCGCGTATTTCCCCGGAGATTTTGTTGCCGTCAATGATGTTCGCCATGGAAACCCTCCCTGTCCTGTAAACGCTCCGCCATCTCCGAACGCGATGGACCCGTATCGCCGGACCTCGATGGCTTATAACGGAAAAGGGCTAACCAGGCAAGAAAAAAGAGAAACGGCCGAGGGTGCCGCAAAGGGAATCCCATTTTATTTATTGGTAAATATTCGCGTCTTGTGCTAAGAGGTGCCCAAATGAAAAAGAGGTTCGGCATTATGGATTTGGGAAGCATGCTCGAGGCGAGCAGAGAACGGTTCGGTTCAAATATCACAATGATCTACGAAGGAAAGGCGTATTCCTACGAGGATCTCGATCGGGCCGTCAACGCCTTGGCCAACCATTTCCTCGCTTCCCGTATCGTCAAGGGCGACAAGGTGGCCCTGCTGCTCCCCAATTGCCCGGAATTTGTGATTGCCTACTTCGCCGCCGTGAAAATCGGGGCCGTCGCCGTGACCCTGAACGTCATGTCCACATCCCACGAACTGCTTCATCTTCTGAATGATTGTGAGGCGAAATGTTTGATCACGGAAGATATCCTCGCGGGAAAGTATGAAGCCATTTGCGACCAGCTCCCCTTGAATCCGGAATTGATAACCACGAAGGGGCCGGAAAGGACCTGTCTTTTCTGGGACCTGGTCAAAAGAGGCAACCCGTCCCTCGACAGAACGGAAATGGACCCGGATGATCCGGCTGTCATAATTTACACGGCGGGTTTGACGGGAGAGCCTCTTGGGGCGGTTCTCACGCACAGGAACCTCCTCAGCCAGTCAACCCTGGTCCGTGATTTATACCAGTCAACGGAAAGAGATCGCAGTCTGGCCGTGATCCCCCTCTTCCATTCCTTTGGCGCCGCCGTGAATATGCTGGCGGCTCTCCGTGTCGGCGCCGGTATCGTACTGATGGATCGTTTCAGCGTCGAGGCGATCCTCAAGAGCATCGAACAGGATAAAGTAACCTATATCGCCGCCGTACCACGTCTCTTCCTGGCCTTGGCCATGAGTCCGGATGTCGGCAATTACGACACCCGTTCTCTCAGTTTCTGCATTACCGGGGGCTCTGCCATGCCGCCTGAATATATTCCCATGTTCGAGCAGAAATTTCCGGTTATCCTGCGAGAAGGTTACGGCCTGACGGAAGCTTCTCCCGTCTGCGCCTGCCACCGGAGAGGCGAAGCCCACAAACCCGGATCGATCGGCGTAGCCATTCCGGGAGCGGAGATCAAAATCGTCGACGAGAATGGCCGGGAAGTCTCCCGCAACTCGGAAGGCGAACTCATCGTCAGGGGCGACAATGTCATGAAGGGCTATTACGGGGATGAAGCCGCCACCGCGCAGGTGATCAAAAACGGGTGGCTCCATACGGGGGATTTGGCCAAAATGGACGAAGACGGGTTCATTTTTCTCACAGGCCGAAAGAAACGCATGATCATCACCAGCGGTTACAACGTCTATCCCCGGGAGGTGGAGAGGGTGTTGGAAATGCACCCCGCCGTCACGAAGGCAAGAGTTGTCGCCAAGCAGGACCTGATGCGGGGTGAAGTCGTTAAGGCGCTGGTTGTCAAGGACCCCGATGCCGGCGGCGACGAAAAAAGCATCATGAGGCATTGCCGGTCTTATCTCTCCTCCTACAAACTCCCCCGGGAACTGGAATTTGTCGAGGAACTTGCGGACTGACGGCCGCGATCATGGATTCAGGCTGATCGTGCCGGCAAGCCGCGTTCGAATGATTGCATAAAATCGATTTTTGAAAGGAGAAGTTACATGAAAGAAGTGGTCATTGTAAGTGGAGCAAGGACAGCCGTTGGCAGCTTCGGCGGTTCGCTGAAAGGGGTGCGCACCGTTGATCTGGGCGCCCTGGTCATCAAGGAAGCAATCAAAAGGGCCGGACTGCGACCCGCCGTGAACGAGCTTATCGATTCCTGCCGCCCCGATGTTTTCGCCGGTATGGAGATGACGGATATCAACAAGAAGTATTACGATTACGAATCATCGCTGAATCCCGTATACTTCGATGAATGCAGCATGGGCAATGTCATCCAGGGGGGGCAAGGGCAAAACACGGCCCGCCAGGCATCCATTTACGCCGGCCTTCCCGAGGAAACAAACGCCATGACCGTAAACAAGATCTGCGCATCCGGTTTGAAAGCGATTACCGTCGCCGCTCAGGCTATCATGTCAGGCACTGCGGATATTATGGTTGCGGGGGGCATGGAAAACATGAGCAACGTCCCCTACCTTGTCCCCAATGCCCGCTGGGGATACCGGATGAACATGCCCTTCGGTCAAATTGTGGACATGATGGTTTATGACGGCCTGTATGAAATCTTCAACGGTTATCACATGGGAATGACGGCAGAAAATATCGCGAACAAGTACGGCCTTTCCCGTCAGGAACAGGATGAAATGGCCCTTCTCAGCCACCAGCGGGCCCGCGCCGCCATCGCCTCCGGAGCCGTCAGCGATGAAATCGTCCCCGTCGTTATTCCTTCCAAGAAGGGTGACACAATTTTCGAGGTCGACGAGAGACCCATGGAGACAAGCCTGGAAAAGATGGCAAAACTCGCCCCCGCTTTCATCAAAACCGGCACGGTTACGGCAGGCAATGCCTCCGGCATCAATGACGCGGCGGCCGCGCTTGTCGTCATGAGTGCTGAAAAGGCAAAAGAATTGGGGCTGAAGCCTCTGGCTAAAATCAAGGGTTTCGCCGCCGGCGGCGTCGATCCCGCCTATATGGGCCTCGGTCCGATTCCGGCTACCCGTAAGGTTTTCAAACAGCTCGGCCTTACCATGAAAGACATGGATATCATCGAACTGAACGAAGCCTTTGCCTGCCAGGCCATTGCCTGTATCCGAGAACTGGATGTGGACATGGACAAGTGCAACTTGAACGGCAGTGGGATCTCCATAGGCCACCCAATCGGATGCACCGGCGCCAGGATCACCTACAGCCTGGCCATGCAGATGCAGAAGAAAAACGCCGCCCTGGGTCTCGCCACGCTTTGCATCGGCGGTGGTCAGGGTATGGCAATCGTCTTGGAAAAGGTTTAATGATACGCAAACCCCTGTTATTCCGGCGCTGAGCCGGAATCCAGCCACATGAAATCACGGTTGACATGCGTCTTGCGTCCCTTCCGGGACGTAAGACGTCTTTAACCTCTAACGAAAAAACAAGGAGTCTTCCTATGGAATTCAAGAATCTCTTATTCACCCTCGAAGAGGGGGTTGCCACAATCGCCTTCAACCGGCCGAAGGCCATGAATGCCATGAACGGTGAAACCATGGGGGAACTTTACGATGCCGTTCTGACGTGCAAAAAGGACGACGCCGTCAAGGCCCTGATTCTGACCGGGGCAGGAGAAAAAGCCTTCGTCGCCGGCGCGGACATTGCCCAGATGCAGAATATGAAGCCGGCCGAAATCCTCTCCTTCATGGAACTGGGACACGAAACCCTGCGTTTGATCGAAACCATGCCCAAACCATCCATTGCCGCCGTCAACGGCTATGCCCTGGGCGGGGGAACGGAAATCACCATGGCCTGTGACATACGTTTCGCCTCCGAAAAAGCCGTATTCGGTCAGCCCGAAATCCTGCTGGGTATCATCCCCGGATGGGGTGGCACCCAACGGCTGCCGAGACTGATCGGCGTGGGCCGGGCCAAGGAACTCATCCTGAGTGGCGAGCAGATCAACGCCCAGCGGGCATTCGAGATCGGCCTGGTGAACCGCCTATATCCACCGGAATTGCTGGTCGATGAAACAAAAAAATTCGCAAGAAAACTGGCGGGCTTATCGGGTTTTGCCGTGAAAATGGCCAAACACGCCATCAATTATGGCTACGACATCTCCGTGGACAGCGCAAACCGTCTTGAAATGCAGTGCATCTCCCAGTGTTTCAGCACGGACGACCAGAAGGAAGGGATGACCGCTTTCCTGGAAAAGAGGAAGCCGGTCTTTACCGGCCGATAGTAGGGGAGCAAGGGAATATGGGACCGGATTTGATTGACAAGTTGATTATCAGGAACGAATCAAAAATTGTCTACCTCATCATGGACGGGCTGGGAGGCCTCCCCGTGGAAGAGGGAGGATGGACCGAACTGGAAACCGCCCGGACGCCCAACCTGGACGCCCTGGCCCGGAAGTCCGTCTGCGGTCTTTTGGATCCCATCGGTTACGGGATCACCCCGGGAAGCGGGCCGGCCCATTTTTCCCTGTTCGGCTACGACCCGGTCAAAACCAATGTCGGACGGGGCCTTCTGTCCGCGGCGGGCGTGGACTTTCCCATTACGGACCGGGATCTGTTCATGCGTACGAATTTTGCCACCATCGACGGGGAAGGCCGGGTCATCGACCGTCGGGCGGGCCGGATCGATACGGAGGAGAACCGGCGCATCTGCAACAAACTGAAAAACGGGATAAAACTACCGGACGGTGTCGAGGCGTTTTTTGTAACGGAAAAGGAGCACCGCGCCCTGTTCGTATTGCGAGGGAACGATCTGCGTGAAGAAATTGCTGACACGGACCCCCAAAAAACGGGAACGATTCCTCACGAGCCGGTCGCCCTGATCCCGGAAGCGGAGAAGACTTCGGTCCTTGTCCGTTCATTGATGGAGCAATGCAAATCCGTTCTGGCGGATGAGAAGAAGGCCAACATGGTTCTCTTTCGCGGCCTTCCCGCCTGCATCGTTTTCCCGGCGTAACGGAGCGATTCGGTCTTCATGCCCTGGCTATCGCCAATTACCCCATGTACAGGGGTATCGCACGGCTTCTGGGCATGACCGTCGCGCCCCCCACATCCACCATCGAGGGAGAGATCCAGGCTCTGGAAAAACATTATCCGGCCTACGATTTTTTCTTCGTCCATATCAAGCCGACCGACTCGCGGGGAGAGGACGGAGATTTCGAGGCGAAGGTCAGGGTCATTGAAGAGGTGGATACCTTCATCCCCAGGATAACGGCTTTGAATCCCGACGTGGTGATCGTAACGGGAGACCACTCCACCCCGGCAGCCATGGGCCGTCACAGTTGGCATCCCGTACCGGCCATGCTCTACGCGAAGACCTGTCGTCCCGACACCGTCATTCGATTTGGGGAAAGGGACTGCGCCGGAGGGGCCTTGGGCAGAATGCCCATGGTTTACTTGATGGGTCTGGCTCTCGCTCACGCCGGACGCCTGGAAAAATTCGGCGCGTAAAAGCGGCAGGCCGCCCCTTTTGAACCCTTCCTCTTTTGTGCTGCCGTTTCCATCGGCGTCGCTACTTCCCCCGTTTGGCCATTTCCTCGTTTCGCAATTCCTTCCGCAGAATCTTCCCCACCGCCGATTTCGGCAGTTCACTGCGGAATTCAATTTCCGTCGGCAGTTTATAGACGGCGAGCCGTGTTTTGCAGAAATCGAGGAATTCCTGATAAGTCACGGTCTCCCCCTCTTTGAGCACCACAAACACCTTCACATTTTCACCACGCCTTGGGTCGGGGATGCCGATGGCGCAGGCTTCCTGAACCTTCGGGTGGGTATAAAACACTTCGTCGATTTCCCGTGGATAGACATTGAATCCCCCGGAGAGGATCACGTCTTTTTTCCGGTCCACGATGAAAAAGTAGCCGTCCTCGTCCATGACCGCAATATCGCCTGTATAACACCAGCCGTCCCGTAAGGCGTTCTCCGTTTCGTCGGGCCTGTCCTTGTATCCCCGCATCACCTGCGGTCCCTTGATTATCAGCTCCCCCGGTTCACCGACCGGCATTTCCCGGACGCCCTGCTCGACGTCCACAATCCGCGCCAGGGTATCGGAAATGGGGATACCGACGCTTCCCACCTTCCGGGCGCCTCCGGCAAAGGGGTTGACATGGGTCACCGGCGAAGTCTCCGTCATACCGAATCCCTCCACGATCACCGCGCCCGTTATCGCTTCAAACTCCTGGATCACGTCGACGGCCAGGGGAGCGCTGCCGGAAAAGGCCCCTTTCATACATTTTATATCGGTCTTTCCAAGCCGCGGATGACCAAGAAGACCCACGTACATGGTCGGCACCAGAGGCGCGAACGTCGGCTTATACCTTTTGATGGCCTTCAGCAGGGGGTCCGGCTGAGGCTTGGGAACAAGAATTTGGGGCCAGCCCATAAACAGGGCAAAATTCATGCAGGCGGTCAAACCGAAAACATGAAAGTAGGGAAGCGCTCCCAGAACGATTTCACCCCCCCGCTCGAATTTGGGAAACCAGGCCGCCGCCTGCTGCACCTGGCGGGACAGGTTCCCGTGGGTCAATTCAACCCCCTTCGATATTCCCGTCGTCCCGCCGGTGTACTGGTACATGGCCACGTCGTCAAAGGCGATTTTCATGTCCCGTGTATAGGGTTCGTGACCGGCGATGCAGTCCTTCCAGGAAAACACATTCGGCGCGGGCTTCACTGACGCCGCCAGGCGTTTTTTCTTCGCTACCCAATGAAAGAGAAGATTCTTGGGAAAGGGGAGATAGTCTCCGATGGACGTGATGACGATCTGCCTGATCTTCGTTCTGGACCGGAGATCGATCATGCGGTTCCCCAAAAGGTCAATGGAAATCAACACTTTGGCGCCAGAATCGTTGAACTGGTATTCCAGTTCCCGGTCCGAGTACAGGGGGTTGTTCATGACCGTGACGGCCCCTATTTTCATGATCGCGTAATAGGCGACGACACAGGGAATCATATTGGGGAGGAGGATCGCCACGGCGTCGCCCCGCTTGACGCCGAATGAAACGAGGCAGCCGGCAAAGCGGTCGATCATGTCCTGCATCCGGCGAAAAGACAACCGATAGCCCTCGAACACAAGGGCCGTCCGGTCGGGAAAATGCCGAACCGTCCGCTCCAGGATTTCGGGCAGGCATATTTCCTCGTACCGGATGGACTCGGGCACGCCCTGTTCGTAGTGCTTCAGCCAGGGTTTTTTTAAATAGGGACTGTCCGCTTCCATCATGCCCCTCTCAAGTCGTATATAGGCCCGGATTCAGGAAAAAGCACGATCGCATCGGGGAATTCCCAGGTATCGGTTTTTCCTTCATCCGTTATGGGACGCGACATGTGAGATCAGGTTAAAAGGTATAGTTCAGCGTCATGGCGCCGCCCCAGAGATGCCCGTCCGCCTCCAGGGCAACCCGGGGATCCCCGCCGCCCTTTTCATACGTGTCGTTCAGGTTCGCGCTTTCCCCCTTGATTTTACGCTTCTCGGGAATCCAGGTGTACTGGATTGTCGCATCGACGCTGATACGGCCAAAATTCAGGCCCGTGCCCAGGGCAAACGTATGCTTGTCCGCATCGGGCCACTGGATGTCCATCGTGCGGTCCGGGATGGGGGTCGGGTCGTAGAGGTAAGACCCGCGAAGGGCGATCATCGTGTTGACTTTCCATTCGGCTCCAAGGCGGAACTGGATCGTATCGTCCCAGTCCCGTTTAAAGTATTCGGATGTTTTGGCCGGGTTCATCGGTCCCAGGGCCGGCACATTGAGGAAGGGACGGTTGAATTTCACGGTGTACCCGTCTATGACGGACCAGTGGGTCCACGTCACATCGGCCTCAATCGAAATTTTCTCACTGGGGATATAGCGGATCCCCGCCTGGATCTGCTCCGGGTGGTCAATTTCGGTTTTGGCGCGCACCTTTGTGTTGGACAACGGCACGGTCAATGGGCCTCCTTCCGTCATAACGGTGATTTCCCCTCCCACCCCTTTCATCTTCGTCGTTCCCTCGAACTTCGTATCCGTTCTTCCCCGGTAGGTGAGGCCGAAAACCAGGAAATCAACCGGTTTATACATGAGTCCCACATTGAAGGACCAGTTGAAATCGTCATCCAGTTCGGTGATGACACGCTTGTTGTGAAGCGAAGAAAGGGGTGAAAAGGCGCGGCGCTCCACGCCGCTTTTGGATTTCCCGAAAGACAGCCCCGCGCCGACGGAAAATTTGTCGTGGAACTTGTAGGCGAGGGTCGGTGAAACGACCTCCCGCAAATAGTAGGAGCGATAGGAATTATACGAACCGGGATTGCAGCAAAAACCGGAACCCAACCCCGTGGCGGCCACATCCTTCTTCCATTGGATGTCCAGGCCATAGGGAACGTAGGCGGCCACGCCGGCGGAGAATCCCTCCCCGATGGGCATGGCGAATCCCAGATGGGGAACAACGAGAAGTCGCGACTGATCGTACATGTTCGCAGGACCAACGACACCGTCAGGCACATAATCCATACCGGTCACCCGATAATCGTAGACCCGTATGACCGGCTTCACGACGTTCGCCCCCATAGAAAGCGTGGGTTTTTCGATCTGGGTCAGGCCCGCAGGGTTGTAATAGGCTGCAAACGGATCGTCTGCATAGGCGCTGAAGGCACCACCCAGGGCCGTGGCCTTGGCGCCGATACCGTAAGTATCGACATTGCCCGCCCTCACCGTTACGGTTGCCACCAAGACAGCCAGGACCATGATGGCAAAAGAGACCAATCCCTTTCTCATCTTCCTTCCCCCTCTCTTGATTTGATCATGGAACAAGAATCTGCGCTCCCGCATCACCGTTTCGCCCGGCAAGCGTACAACCTGGCACCGTTTCAGAAAAGAAGACCCCCGTCCCCCTGTCGGCGCTACATGGCATGAAGGGATGGTTGCTGAAAACTTGAGATTCCTTAACACGGGGAGATTTCGGAATGCAAGGGGGAATCCTTTTCCTCCCCCAAGGGGATACGGACAAAAACGCCCCCTGAGGATGATCCTTCAGGGGGCGCCTGTCGTTTGCTTGAAGCAAACCGTTTTTCTATTCCAGTCCCATCGCTTCCCAGACGATTTCGGCGATATCCCGGGCCGTCATGCTCTCTTCCTTGTTGCGGTCCTTGATGCCGTCGCTCATCATGGTCAGGCAGAACGGGCATCCAACGGCGATCGTGTCGGCCCCTGCGGCAATTGCGTGATCCGTCCGCATATCATTGATGCGTTCACCGATATCCTCCTCCATCCACATGCGAGCCCCCCCCGCGCCGCAGCAGAAGCTCCGGGCCAGGTTGCGGTCCATCTCCGTGATCCTCATGCCGGGTACGGCCTTGAGGATCCGGCGGGGCTGATCGTAAATGTCGTTGTACCGGCCGAGGAAACAGGAATCGTGATACGTGAAGCTCCCTTCCACGGGTTTTTTCAGGGTGATTCTACCCTTCGCAATCAGATCCGCAATGATCTCCGAATGATGGTAGACCTCATAGTTCCCACCGAAATGGGGGTAATCCTTCTTCAGGGCGTTATAGCCGTGGGGACAGGTGGCGATGATCTTCTTCACATCGTAGCCCGCCATGGTTTCGATGTTCATCTGGGCCATGGTCTGGTAGAGGTACTCGTTCCCGCCGCGCATGGCCGAATCGCCGCAGCACCCCTCTTCCGTACCCAGGATGGCAAAGCTGACACCCGCCGCCTGAAGGATCTTCGCGAAAGCCACGGTCACCTTCTTACCCCGGTCATCGAACGAGCCCGAACAGCCGACGTAGAAGAGGTATTCCACATTCCGGTCTTCCGCCAGGGTCTTGACACCCAGATCCGCCGCCCAGTCGGCTCGCAAATGGGCGCCGATACCCCAGGGGTTGCTGTTGTTTTCCATGTTCCGGAAGGTCAGCTGGAGTTCCGGCGCGAAATCCGCCTCCATCAGAACCTTGTACTGGCGCATGCCGACCACCTTCGGCACATGTTCGATGTCGGCAGGACAGTGCTCCATACAGTACATGCAGTTCGTACAGGCCCACAGTTCATGGAGATCGATCTGCTCCCCGACCAGGGCTTTTTCTCCCCCGGCGGCGGGTTTCAGACCGTCCACAAAATTGTCCACCCTTTCCAGCCATCGACAGAAGAAACCCTGTTTGGGAGAGGTCTTGGGATTCCCCTCCCCATCGGTTTCCACAACCGCCTTCCTTTCCGCAATCGCCTCCGGG is a genomic window containing:
- a CDS encoding aminotransferase DegT, which translates into the protein MEQSKGGNKTFVEASGHDPLQGGPEVRELETRFAQYCGVKHAVACASGADALTLALVSRGVGPRDAIFTTPFHGTTAVSAIRLLGATPIFVDIDPATFNLDPEQLAQAIDALIKKDASIYPLPTEAAGGRLELKGIISPDLFGLPADYDAINATAGEHGLFVIEDASEAFGAQYKGRYAGSLSDMAFVSFLDGTLPETGGLCLTDQEHLAEWMRLPKETGMPHATVGRVNHMAAPQALSILTRFDALPEEIRLRRELARLYTKYLDDNPLLVTPYVPRNVLPVWSRYSLLTESDEERSVMLKKLERAGFTTGIYYDRPLYLHDDFADLQYREGDFPVSDDYASRIFSIPLHPGLTAQEQERILDLLNDWE
- the folD gene encoding bifunctional methylenetetrahydrofolate dehydrogenase/methenyltetrahydrofolate cyclohydrolase FolD; the encoded protein is MANIIDGNKISGEIRGEIRMKTERLKQDTGIVPGLAVILVGDDPASKIYVRRKEKACREVGFYSREYVLPADTDEGTLLSLVGDLNRDTVIHGILVQLPLPVQINPARVIEAIDPAKDVDGFHPVNIGRLLIGQPCHMACTPKGIVSLLDHSGIAIEGKEAVIVGRSNIVGKPLFLMLLARHATVTACHTKTNNLADVTRRAEILIAAAGKAGMIRGDMVRQGAVVVDVGINRLDDGRLVGDVAFEEVSDHSSFITPVPGGVGPMTIAMLLRNTFDAASKIP
- a CDS encoding long-chain fatty acid--CoA ligase, producing the protein MKKRFGIMDLGSMLEASRERFGSNITMIYEGKAYSYEDLDRAVNALANHFLASRIVKGDKVALLLPNCPEFVIAYFAAVKIGAVAVTLNVMSTSHELLHLLNDCEAKCLITEDILAGKYEAICDQLPLNPELITTKGPERTCLFWDLVKRGNPSLDRTEMDPDDPAVIIYTAGLTGEPLGAVLTHRNLLSQSTLVRDLYQSTERDRSLAVIPLFHSFGAAVNMLAALRVGAGIVLMDRFSVEAILKSIEQDKVTYIAAVPRLFLALAMSPDVGNYDTRSLSFCITGGSAMPPEYIPMFEQKFPVILREGYGLTEASPVCACHRRGEAHKPGSIGVAIPGAEIKIVDENGREVSRNSEGELIVRGDNVMKGYYGDEAATAQVIKNGWLHTGDLAKMDEDGFIFLTGRKKRMIITSGYNVYPREVERVLEMHPAVTKARVVAKQDLMRGEVVKALVVKDPDAGGDEKSIMRHCRSYLSSYKLPRELEFVEELAD
- a CDS encoding acetyl-CoA C-acetyltransferase, which gives rise to MKEVVIVSGARTAVGSFGGSLKGVRTVDLGALVIKEAIKRAGLRPAVNELIDSCRPDVFAGMEMTDINKKYYDYESSLNPVYFDECSMGNVIQGGQGQNTARQASIYAGLPEETNAMTVNKICASGLKAITVAAQAIMSGTADIMVAGGMENMSNVPYLVPNARWGYRMNMPFGQIVDMMVYDGLYEIFNGYHMGMTAENIANKYGLSRQEQDEMALLSHQRARAAIASGAVSDEIVPVVIPSKKGDTIFEVDERPMETSLEKMAKLAPAFIKTGTVTAGNASGINDAAAALVVMSAEKAKELGLKPLAKIKGFAAGGVDPAYMGLGPIPATRKVFKQLGLTMKDMDIIELNEAFACQAIACIRELDVDMDKCNLNGSGISIGHPIGCTGARITYSLAMQMQKKNAALGLATLCIGGGQGMAIVLEKV
- a CDS encoding crotonase; the protein is MEFKNLLFTLEEGVATIAFNRPKAMNAMNGETMGELYDAVLTCKKDDAVKALILTGAGEKAFVAGADIAQMQNMKPAEILSFMELGHETLRLIETMPKPSIAAVNGYALGGGTEITMACDIRFASEKAVFGQPEILLGIIPGWGGTQRLPRLIGVGRAKELILSGEQINAQRAFEIGLVNRLYPPELLVDETKKFARKLAGLSGFAVKMAKHAINYGYDISVDSANRLEMQCISQCFSTDDQKEGMTAFLEKRKPVFTGR
- a CDS encoding long-chain fatty acid--CoA ligase, producing the protein MEADSPYLKKPWLKHYEQGVPESIRYEEICLPEILERTVRHFPDRTALVFEGYRLSFRRMQDMIDRFAGCLVSFGVKRGDAVAILLPNMIPCVVAYYAIMKIGAVTVMNNPLYSDRELEYQFNDSGAKVLISIDLLGNRMIDLRSRTKIRQIVITSIGDYLPFPKNLLFHWVAKKKRLAASVKPAPNVFSWKDCIAGHEPYTRDMKIAFDDVAMYQYTGGTTGISKGVELTHGNLSRQVQQAAAWFPKFERGGEIVLGALPYFHVFGLTACMNFALFMGWPQILVPKPQPDPLLKAIKRYKPTFAPLVPTMYVGLLGHPRLGKTDIKCMKGAFSGSAPLAVDVIQEFEAITGAVIVEGFGMTETSPVTHVNPFAGGARKVGSVGIPISDTLARIVDVEQGVREMPVGEPGELIIKGPQVMRGYKDRPDETENALRDGWCYTGDIAVMDEDGYFFIVDRKKDVILSGGFNVYPREIDEVFYTHPKVQEACAIGIPDPRRGENVKVFVVLKEGETVTYQEFLDFCKTRLAVYKLPTEIEFRSELPKSAVGKILRKELRNEEMAKRGK
- a CDS encoding long-chain fatty acid transporter; translation: MRKGLVSFAIMVLAVLVATVTVRAGNVDTYGIGAKATALGGAFSAYADDPFAAYYNPAGLTQIEKPTLSMGANVVKPVIRVYDYRVTGMDYVPDGVVGPANMYDQSRLLVVPHLGFAMPIGEGFSAGVAAYVPYGLDIQWKKDVAATGLGSGFCCNPGSYNSYRSYYLREVVSPTLAYKFHDKFSVGAGLSFGKSKSGVERRAFSPLSSLHNKRVITELDDDFNWSFNVGLMYKPVDFLVFGLTYRGRTDTKFEGTTKMKGVGGEITVMTEGGPLTVPLSNTKVRAKTEIDHPEQIQAGIRYIPSEKISIEADVTWTHWSVIDGYTVKFNRPFLNVPALGPMNPAKTSEYFKRDWDDTIQFRLGAEWKVNTMIALRGSYLYDPTPIPDRTMDIQWPDADKHTFALGTGLNFGRISVDATIQYTWIPEKRKIKGESANLNDTYEKGGGDPRVALEADGHLWGGAMTLNYTF